The genomic stretch GCTCTGGCGTTAGTCTTTGCATTGCTCTGGAAAGAGTAATCTATCCGCAGGACCGATACCTCATCACAAGGGGATGTGCACACGGAGGGGAGCGCAGGCCGCATGCGTTGGATGAGCGTTAACAATGCCATGACCAAGGAGGTCATCTCGGTCAATGTCAACGGGAGCGTGAAGGATGCATGGCTAGCATTCATGGAGGCCGACATTTCCGGGGCCCCCGTGCTAGACGAGTCTGGAGCTCTCGTAGGAGTCCTCAGTATGACCGACATATTCAGGTCTATCATGGAGAGGTTCGAGAAGGCGCGAATGCTGCGTCAGGCGACGACTTCCGTGAGCGCCCCAGGGGATGCTGACAGGGATGAAGTGAGAGAACTCTCGCTCGTGATAAGGGCCATTGCTGAGACCACTATCGGGAGCATCCTCCCAAAGGACCAGAA from Candidatus Thermoplasmatota archaeon encodes the following:
- a CDS encoding CBS domain-containing protein, with the protein product MTKEVISVNVNGSVKDAWLAFMEADISGAPVLDESGALVGVLSMTDIFRSIMERFEKARMLRQATTSVSAPGDADRDEVRELSLVIRAIAETTIGSILPKDQKVIALSPEDSLDRALHLIAEHNINRLPVVHNNQVVGIVTRQDIIWQIAGRPSSPQE